From the Sebastes fasciatus isolate fSebFas1 chromosome 3, fSebFas1.pri, whole genome shotgun sequence genome, one window contains:
- the LOC141764537 gene encoding nidogen-1-like, producing the protein MSPRYRSWWSVWSCLLSLSVWTRALELEELFEFGEEAGDRRLLPGSDSTAELPLNGSMFFFGDTFDKVYINTNGFVSVVEPPAEEEYLGKMPASFKMIAALLGDLEDSDGQGKVHFRWDSSPDVLSRAAEHVQQAFPRDDGVEPTTVFIVTWENMAARGTSGRGDGLNTKRNTFQLVVASMKSSSCAILLYPRNGLQFLSTSVGGESKLLEAGFNEGLVEGWFWGGSQGTYFRSTTDEETSIRELTEKTNSGQNGVWVYEIGSSPFFVAITPGMVISEPEEEDATTPSVTMLPGRPEEPQVVPEEKQEFPTEPPRRHPEDETITPDYAEPETEEPDYEELETVTPTYTDPERVQPRYPDPSEPRYPDRTETRYPVSEPLQPRYTVPEPIEPRYPPVEPRYPDPDPVEPRYTNPEPVQPVPPRSRPQQPQIVVVDEDLDVNVFAYNSETCAHNRHKCSAFADCRDYSNGYCCHCRPGYYGNGKDCVAEGKPQRMNGKVNGRVFVGNSPSPVTLSNNDLHSYVVANDGRAYVAISNILEEVGPSMLPLSSLGGVIGWAFALEQPGYQNGFSLIGGVFSRQAEVIFQPGNERLSIKQQFKGIDEHDHLVVSTELEGRLPAVPLGSSVQINPYKEIYQYDRNLITSSSNRDYTITSPDGDVQTRSYQWRQTVTFQGCPHDEATRTAPSTQQLSVDQIFVMFDSDNRLIRYAMSNKIGSVHIGIPEQNPCFTGRHGCDINAMCRPEEGLQFTCECATGFTGDGHYCHDVDECRETLQVCGYNAVCSNHPGTFRCECSTGFVFASDGKTCTEENRPVDHCQRGSHDCDAPERALCSYTGGSAFVCSCLSGFVGDGRVCRDVDECEQDRCHRDAFCSNTQGSFSCQCHPGFQGDGFQCSRTSTELEKTLCERHRESAQSATSGSGILSFFRPRPSVGQYVPQCDQHGAYEPTQCHTSIGQCWCADAKGQEVPNTRTGPGTTPMCINQAVTPAPVGPTPRPDVHPVAPGTNLLFAQSGKIERVPLDGYNIKKEEAKPLLHIPDRVVIAMAYDCVEKMVYWSDITGPAISRASLSGGDIIPVVTTELHSPEGIAVDHVARLLFWTDSMRDTVEVSKLDGSQRRVLFDTDLINPRPIVTNPAYGQLYWADWNRDGPKIEMSNMDGTDRAVLVKDDLGLPNGLTFDLSDQQLCWADAGTRKVECMDPHRRLRRTIVEGIQYPFALVSLGKNLYYTDWRREAVVAVDRHAEKETEEFLPQKRSRLYGITTTPTQCQQVYNYCSNNAGCSHLCLPRLGGFTCRCPDADDGRCVERNL; encoded by the exons ATTAATACGAATGGATTTGTGTCTGTTGTCGAGCCTCCGGCGGAGGAGGAGTACCTGGGAAAGATGCCCGCCAGTTTCAAAATGATTGCAGCGCTGCTGGGAGACCTGGAGGATAGCGACGGACAGGGGAAGGTCCACTTCAGGTGGGACAGCAGCCCGGATGTACTGAGTCGAGCCGCGGAGCACGTCCAGCAAGCTTTCCCCAGAGACGACGGAGTGGAGCCCACCACCGTCTTCATCGTCACCTGGGAGAACATGGCCGCCCGGGGGACGTCTGGACGAGGAGACGGACTGAACACTAAG AGAAACACTTTCCAGCTGGTTGTGGCGTCTATGAAGTCGTCCTCCTGCGCCATCCTCTTGTACCCCCGAAACGGCCTGCAGTTTCTCTCCACGTCAGTAGGGGGCGAGAGTAAACTCCTCGAGGCTGGCTTCAATGAAGGCCTCGTGGAGGGCTGGTTCTGGGGGGGATCACAGGGGACGTACTTCCGCAGCACCACCGATGAAGAGACCTCCATCAGGGAACTCACGGA AAAGACAAACTCAGGACAGAATGGAGTTTGGGTGTACGAGATCGGCTCCTCGCCATTCTTCGTCGCCATTACACCAGGAATGGTCATTAGCGaacctgaggaggaggatgccACCACACCTTCCGTAACCATGTTGCCAGGGAGACCTGAGGAACCCCAGGTGGTACCAGAAGAAAAGCAGGAGTTCCCAACTGAGCCTCCCAGAAGACACCCGGAAGATGAGACCATCACGCCAGATTACGCCGAACCAGAGACTGAAGAACCAGATTATGAAGAACTGGAAACAGTCACACCAACATACACCGACCCTGAGAGGGTTCAACCAAGATACCCCGACCCATCTGAGCCGAGATACCCTGACCGAACCGAGACCAGATACCCCGTCTCTGAGCCTTTGCAACCAAGATACACCGTCCCTGAACCCATTGAGCCTAGATACCCTCCAGTCGAGCCGCGGTACCCTGACCCAGATCCAGTCGAACCACGGTACACCAACCCTGAACCAGTCCAACCAGTGCCACCCCGTTCTCGGCCCCAACAACCCCAGATCGTCGTGGTAGACGAAGATCTTGATGTGAACG TATTTGCATACAATTCGGAGACGTGTGCCCACAACAGGCACAAATGTTCGGCTTTCGCTGACTGCCGGGATTACAGCAACGGGTACTGCTGCCATTGTAGGCCTGGCTACTATGGGAACGGGAAGGACTGTGTCGCAGAAG GAAAACCTCAGAGAATGAATGGAAAGGTGAACGGTCGAGTGTTCGTGGGGAACTCGCCTTCGCCCGTGACGCTCAGTAACAACGACTTACACTCGTACGTGGTAGCCAACGACGGACGGGCCTACGTGGCCATCAGTAACATCCTTGAGGAGGTGGGACCTTCCATGCTGCCGCTGTCCTCCCTGGGTGGAGTCATCGGCTGGGCCTTCGCCCTGGAGCAGCCCGGCTACCAGAACGGCTTCAGTCTGATCG GCGGGGTGTTTTCCCGGCAGGCCGAGGTGATCTTCCAGCCCGGCAACGAGCGTCTGAGCATCAAGCAGCAGTTTAAAGGAATCGACGAACATGACCACCTGGTGGTGAGCACCGAGCTGGAGGGACGTCTGCCCgccgtcccgctgggatcctcCGTCCAGATCAACCCATACAAGGAGATCTACCAGTACGACAGAAACC TGATCACTTCCTCATCCAACCGCGACTACACCATCACCTCCCCTGACGGTGACGTCCAGACCAGAAGCTACCAATGGCGACAGACTGTCACCTTCCAGGGCTGCCCACATGACGAGGCCACCAGGACGGCGCCGTCCACCCAGCAGCTCAGCGTGGACCAGATCTTTGTGATGTTCGATTCCGACAACCGTCTGATCCGCTACGCCATGAGCAACAAGATCGGATCCGTCCACA TCGGTATTCCAGAGCAGAACCCGTGTTTCACAGGAAGACACGGCTGTGACATCAACGCTATGTGCCGACCAGAGGAAGGCCTCCAGTTCACCTGTGAATGTGCTACTGGTTTCACTGGAGACGGACACTACTGCCACG ATGTCGACGAGTGCAGGGAGACTCTTCAGGTCTGTGGATACAACGCCGTCTGCAGTAATCACCCCGGAACTTTCCGCTGTGAGTGTTCGACCGGCTTCGTGTTCGCCAGCGACGGAAAAACCTGCACTG AGGAGAACCGCCCGGTGGATCACTGTCAGAGAGGAAGTCATGACTGTGATGCTCCTGAAAGAGCTCTCTGCAGCTACACCGGAGGCTCTGCCTTCGTCTGCTCCTGCCTGTCGGGGTTTGTGGGTGACGGCCGGGTGTGTCGAG ACGTAGACGAGTGTGAGCAGGATCGATGCCACCGCGACGCCTTCTGCTCCAACACGCAGGGCTCCTTCTCCTGTCAGTGTCATCCCGGTTTCCAAGGCGACGGCTTCCAGTGCAGCCGCACGTCCACAG AGCTTGAGAAGACCCTGTGTGAGCGTCACAGAGAGAGCGCCCAGTCTGCCACCTCTGGCTCCGGTATCTTGTCTTTCTTCCGTCCTCGTCCGTCCGTCGGTCAGTACGTCCCTCAGTGTGACCAACACGGAGCCTACGAGCCCACACAGTGCCACACTAGCATCGGACAGTGCTGGTGCGCGGACGCCAAAGGCCAGGAGGTCCCCAACACCCGCACCGGACCCGGCACCACCCCAATGT GTATCAACCAGGCAGTGACTCCTGCTCCGGTGGGTCCGACCCCACGCCCTGACGTTCACCCCGTCGCTCCAGGAACAAACCTGCTGTTCGCTCAGAGCGGGAAGATCGAACGCGTACCTCTGGACGGATACAACATAAAGAAGGAGGAGGCCAAACCTCTGCTGCACATCCCT GACCGGGTGGTCATTGCTATGGCTTACGACTGTGTGGAGAAGATGGTTTATTGGTCCGACATCACCGGGCCGGCTATCAGCAGGGCCAGTCTGAGTGGAGGAGACATCATCCCGGTTGTCACAACAG AGCTCCATAGCCCTGAAGGTATCGCCGTTGACCACGTGGCCCGCCTCCTCTTCTGGACCGACTCCATGCGTGACACCGTGGAGGTTTCCAAACTGGACGGCAGCCAGCGCCGAGTCCTGTTCGACACCGATCTGATCAACCCTCGACCCATCGTCACCAACCCGGCGTACGG GCAGCTGTACTGGGCAGACTGGAACAGAGACGGGCCGAAAATTGAGATGTCCAACATGGATGGGACAGACCGGGCCGTCCTGGTGAAAGACGACCTGGGGCTTCCCAAtggtctgacctttgacctcagcgACCAGCAGCTGTGCTGGGCCGACGCAG GAACTCGTAAGGTGGAGTGTATGGATCCTCACCGCAGGCTCAGGAGGACGATCGTTGAAGGGATCCAGTATCCCTTTGCTCTCGTCTCCCTTGGAAAGAACCTTTACTACACCGACTGGAGGAG GGAGGCGGTGGTCGCTGTGGACCGTCAcgcagagaaagagacagaagagtTTCTGCCACAGAAACGCTCTCGGCTGTACGGCATCACCACGACACCGACACAGTGTCAACAAG TCTACAACTACTGCTCCAACAATGCCGGCTGTTCTCACCTGTGTCTGCCGCGGCTCGGCGGGTTCACCTGCCGCTGCCCGGACGCCGATGACGGACGATGTGTAGAGAGGAACCTGTGA
- the LOC141762710 gene encoding tubulin-specific chaperone E-like produces MLASSCVSEYGAPEESELKKPEPFALKNQLLKIEFVFPNDADRKPIEKKLPASMVVQKVKGLLYRLLKVPAADLKLTYTSPKKVGTEFEIDSDLKTLQFYSIEDGDQVLVRWS; encoded by the exons ATGCTAGC ATCCTCATGTGTTTCAGAGTACGGAGCTCCAGAGGAAAGCGAGCTGAAGAAGCCGGAGCCGTTTGCCCTGAAAAATCAGCTGTTAA AGATTGAGTTTGTGTTTCCCAATGACGCCGACCGGAAACCGATTGAGAAGAAACTTCCAg CCTCCATGGTTGTTCAGAAGGTGAAGGGACTCCTGTACAGACTGCTGAAGGTTCCTGCAGCAGATCTGAAGCTCACCTACACCAGCCCCAAG AAAGTGGGAACAGAGTTTGAGATTGACAGTGATCTGAAGACTCTACAGTTTTACTCCATAGAGGACGGAGACCAGGTGTTGGTTCGCTGGTCTTGA